Below is a window of Phocoena sinus isolate mPhoSin1 chromosome 2, mPhoSin1.pri, whole genome shotgun sequence DNA.
AGTAACACACTcatcaggaaacaaaattaacaatcATCTGAAGGCTGTGTTAAGCCACACGAGACTCACTACACACAGAATCCAAAAGGTCTTCATTATGGACGCAGCTAGTCCAGTCCTCACAAATACAACTGTTTGTACTTTGCGAATTGAACATGAAGGGTTTCTCTTTGTCTGCTGGCTCACACTGGCATCAAGACTCATGGGTAGGTGTCATCCAGCCTCACGTTTCTCAGGCCTGGCTGCTCTTCTCCAGGGTTCTGGCCCCTCACTCCAGAAGTGGACTGCgtcaaaaaaaaattcatctgcaCAAAGTTTATGCTACCCTACATGGATGAAATGCTGTGTCTGACTAACTACTCCCTATACCCTGAACTGAGTGAGTTTGTGGGAAATGGGCTCTTGAAATAGTTGCTGGGCATGACGAGAGGAAAAAGCGCTCTCTGTTGCATTACACACATTCTCAtgtaaaggaatggaaaaaatgcAGATTAAAGAAAGTCactataaaactgaaaatggtAGATACAAGAATTTAGTAATAATTAGAAATTTTACTCAGACAGACAAAAATTGTAGTTCTTAACTAGATAATTAGAtatgaagctttaaaaatatacagatgtTTGGGCCTCATGCCTGGATTCAATAGGTCTGGGTAGAGTCAaagtatctgttttttttttttttttttaaagcttgacAGTGATTGACGTGCACCcctgcagaaaaataatttttttagaacaAGAACTATCATTATAGCTAGCATACTACACATTGTATTTGTCAAGtgaaaaaatctttttaactttatttttactaCAAACATCACTTTTAGAAAGTTTCACTTTCTACAAAAACACAGCTACTCCAAATAATCTCAAATATACttgagaatttaaaatgaaatacttgcatttttaaaagcttacctGAGAACCAGAAACACCAGATGACTGAATATAATACTGCTGATTCTGTAATTTCGCATACATGGAATACATTGGATCTTCATTCATTAACTTGGTATACAAGGACAGGGCCTCCATCACTTTAACATTGAGCTCTGAGAGTTCTGAATGTTTTCTGAAATATTATACAATAATGTGACACATAACTGCtatttaaatgatataatgtTCTAAATAATAAGATGCATCAAAATAGCAAAAATGGCAAAGAGTGGTGTAAGTagacattattaaaaatttaaccttgtaatgaaaaaaaaaaaatcctatagcCTAGCTCCAAAGCAACCAAAACTGTTTCAGATTTAGGTGCTGTACTGGAAGGACTCTAGCTTATTGTACTTGACTTTACCTCAAATATCCAGGTTTCCCTCATTAATAACAGATAGGTCGTGTGTGGGCCCTGATGATGCCACTTACAGCAAATATGATTATAATAGTTAacccttatttttaaaacagactaACATAATGAAAGTCAAGTAAATCCTCATTTAAAAGCGGGAGTGGGGGCAGATGGGTCTAATTTTAATTCCCACATCAAGTAGAAAACAAGTGAATGAGAATGGccatatctttaaaatgaaaataaaataaaatacaaggcaGCTGTATTCCAATATGCAGTTTAGAGAGATCTGTGGAGAAGAAGGTACACGGTACAGACGGAGCGCATGTTCTTTTACCTGTCAATATCTTCCAGCTTCTCATCAATGAGAGGCCCCATCTGGTGACACATGGCTAAGATGacaagatttaaagaaatataagaaaatgcagCAAAAGAAAGCAACTCTCTGATGGATATTCATGTAGTTTAAGGAATAAAAGATCTAATTtggaataataaaaattctattaattAATCTTAGCCCACAGAACCCAAGACTGATTTTCCTAGCTATTTATAAAATCAATACTTTAGATTGACTGTATTGATCTCAGAAACTTTTAATaccaattttcattttataacattttaaacgttgaataaaataatttgggtagaaaagtatacaaatttgaattctaccaaatgttcaATTAAACTGCATATAAACGTGAGACTGGTCACAGAAGAGTCAGAAATGTTAACATTGTTTATaccattttcaattttatttaaatataaaaccactCTGTAACAGAACACTAGATTTAATCctaattattctttatttgcaagggaaatggaaaacaaggtttaCCTTCAAGATGAAGTAACTCGGGAAGATCTGGTTGATCATCACTGGGATCCGTACTTTGCAACATCTGTAGCAGTTGGTCCATTTTATCCTACAGAAATTAAACTGTTACTATAAAAGGTAACAAATCATTATGCAACAATACCTTCTCACTTCATTAGTTAGATAGTGGCTAATCCTGTAATGCACAGATATGAAGACTTCAATTTCGCTTCTATGTATTTACTGTCCGTGTATTCTCTTTACTATCATGTGAAGTCAGAGCCCTTTTGAAACGGCTACCAGAAATTCTTAGATGAGAAGAAATAGAGCAACATTTAAACTTACAACATGTGAGTTCTTTAATCTCTTAAGTCATGCTAGTGGACTTCTGTGGCACTTTGTTTAGGGGCAGCTGTAGTCTTGCCATGCTGACAGGTGTAACCTCTCTCTCAAGCTGGCAGTACTTGTGACTAACAGCTCCGTTACTACTTCTCTACAAGGGAGAATACAGCAGCTGTTTCAGTAAGGCACAGCTCAGCTCTGGTACAGCTGTTCTTCTAAGTAGCACCAGAAGGATTTACTCTACATTCTCTTTCCACCAATGCTTCACTTTGTcatcaaaaaaaggaagaagatttATGGCTTCTCTATTCTCCTATGTGAAAGGCTGGAAGGCATCTCAAAGCAAAGACTCAGATCTATTTCAGAATCTTTTGCTGTAAGACCAACAGAACTAATGAAGGCATCATTACATAAATACATCTATGCATTACATTAGTAGAGATGTATCTGTACGTaagttttaaaaaaccaaaatatagatCTCATGTACCAAAGAATATTACTGTAATAATTACAAACTTTTCTCCATTCATGGTTTTTACATGGTTATGCTACTGAGTATAGTTACTTAGGTAAATAATTTAAAGAGTACCAATTCTAAGCAAAGTAGTTATTTATACCAAAACAAAACTCTATACTCTGTACAGAAGGATAACAGCTTGAGAGATGAATTAATCACTAGAGAGTGAAAACGACACACGTATATTAAAACACTCTTCTGAAGTCAAAAGAATTCCATATTAGAAATGGATATTATTTTTCAACGTAAAAGATTCACAATTTTCATTTTACGTAGTCTGAAAAAGAAGGCACATGTCAGAAAAGCTTGCCTACAGCCAAAAGAAGGAGAGGGGAGTAAAATGAGAGTGAGAGTCAACTAACACGTGGataatttctcttctctttgtttaCAGAATTCTACAACCTATTGGAAATTGTCTACTATCAGAGAAATGAGGTTTCTAGACAGACCGCTAGCATGCATTTTCCGATGGAATGCTACAGCCAAACCTAACTTTCCCTGACGCCAGTACATTCTCTGGGGGCTCTCAGCACAGCTTCTACAACCCGTTTCGCTAAAACAGCGCTCTTCAAACTTTCTGCTTCTGGCTCCTCTAAAAACAGGCTAAAAACCTACAAATCCCCTCACATAGTTTAAAGATGACAtctcatttttcatcattagtttaaaatgttacaaagaatataatttccagagcatttaaaaataaaagtcacacacgacctagaggggtgggatggggagggtgggaggaaggctcaagagggaggggatatggggatatatgtatacgtatagctgattcactttgttatacagcagaaactaacacaacattgtaaagcaattataatctgataaagatgtaaaaaaaaagtcacacattCTTTTGAATATACCCAAAAAGTCTCATTATAATagtgtttgtaatagcaaaaaacacacaaagaactgaaaacaacctaACCATCCAACAACAGAATAATGAAGTCATGATAAGTCCATTCTATGGAATATGAAGCAGGAATTAAAATAATGAGGTACAACTATAAGCACTGACATGGTAAGAATGGGACTAGGGAGGAACTTTCCAGGAGAATCTTTGCTTCGTCTGTACTGTTTGAAGTTGTGTAACAACAAAACACATGCATTAATCaagtactgaattttttttaaataagagaagaaaaccaTTGCAACTTCAATAGTGAATTCAGTATGATGCTCTCAGGCAGGAAATCACTCACTTCATCAATGTAGGCTTGTTCCGGCTCTGGTTCTATCGTTTCTACCTGAACATCGTCACTAAATTGTACCGTCTTCTTCTCCGTTTTAACTGTAAGACATGTAACATTTATCGTTtccttataaatttaaatttttatttaaaagcacttTAAGGAGAGAACTTGGATTTTTCTTGTATTCCCTTCAATCTGAGAAACTCAGTTTAAGGGATAATTTGGTTGCAGATTTAGGCAACCATGACAGAACATGACATTATGAAATTCTGTGaagacttcttaattttttcttctaaagattTTATGTTTCCCATAACAGATACTTCACTAAAAATAAGAACTGTATTTCTGGAACAAAGATTGATCACCTATTACATATGAGAGTTTAGTAAACTGCTGAACAGAAAGCAAAGTTTTACAATGGCATAAATGAATTCTGCTATTGAAAATAAATCCTCTTTTCAAATTACCAGTCCTTTCAAAGAAAAATCTCCACACTTTTCCACAGGCCACGCTCTTTCAATGTAATGAATTGGGAAGTTAGCTATATATTCCCCTCACGCcactcagtctttttttttaaactaagggAATGACACCCAGGCCAGTGGAGAGCTTTACAAGTGGCCTTGGCAGGGATCTGAATTTTCAACTAAATCAGTCTGCATTTTTTAGTTACATTATTCTTGCAACTGAAAAGGTGGTTATTAAGGAATCTGCAAACCAGAAGCACGTATTTCTCTTGCTCAACAAAGCAACCTTTAAAAAGATTCAATGTAACATTAACCAGCAAATATAAGGTTATGATTAACATAGTAATTAATCTCATCCAAAGTAATACTGAGAAACACATACAGCTTTAAAGGAATGAACTTCCTTTTTGGATTCTTTCATCCTGATATCAATGTAGTCAATCAGtattcataaaaattaagaatcAGGGGGATGGGAAAGGGGCAGAATTAAGGAAGggaaataatattaattaaactattaaATATGCTTAATGGAATACTGCATTTCCCCCAATGAATCTCCAATACAATCCTATGAGATATGCCCATCTTGTAAATGAGGTTAGCAGTGGCTTAGGAAGATTAAGAACGCTTGCGTAGGAGAAAGCTAATAAATGGCAAAGCCTGGATTTGAACGCCAATCATTCTAGCTCTATTAGCCCACACTACTGGAATCTGGCCTGTGATTTTACTCCGAGAACAAGAAGTCATATTACTTATGTATTCTATGCTAtagaatataaatggaaaataggTTAATTTCCAATATAAGGAATACAGTCATCCCACACAAGTCACCATAAAGTAAAACTCTACATACAAAACCAGTTTCAGCTGATTTCACTTTCCCATGGAAGAAAAAGAGCCATATGctatacatatttttcctttcatatcttGAGCTATTAACAAGTAGAAAGCTGGGACAGCACTGCATTGGCTGCTACCCATAAGAAAACACATGGTAGACTTCACATCCTAACAGCTGACCATGCACAAGTTTGCAGTGCTTTTTCTCTCAGGGACTAATACTATTactttgtatgtatgtgtatgtttgtgtgtatattatgtgtatgtgtgtataaataatattttacacacacacacagatgtgtttatgcatatacatatataaaatacagtgCTTGCACGAAATCTTACTGCCTCTCCAAAACGAAAACAAGCTAAGGAGGTCAGGCACTTCTAATTGACACATTCAGTGAAATGGGCTTGTGTTTGCTCATAAAGAACGATGCTACAAGGATCTTGCTAACACTCATTTTCCAAGCCTGAGAACTGTAACTCCACGTATAAGCTCTGATGCTCTGGTTTCTCTTTTACATGGTCCAGAGTGAACACATGAAAATAACTAGAATATTCATTTTAAGGTTACATTTctatataatgggaaaaaaaagacgAGATGGCTACTTTATCTACCTGAGATCTTGGATCTCCTCTTGAATGGAAGTCCAAGACAATTCCATCCTTTCCAACAGCtatttcaagattaaaaaaaaaaaaaaaaacacaagcccAAAAATCAAGCAAAAATCCCCCACCACCATCAGCCCAGATTAAAAAGTTAGCACGTTATGCACCGCCATCTAAACAAGGTTCCACAGGACGTTTTCTGAGTTTACCAAAGAGAACTTTATTAAAGGAATGGGTATCACAATCTGTCTCTATAAAAGTGACACAAGACATCCCAACAATAACTAGGAGAGGGCATTACTTTATCAAAGATCTGTAACATCTGGTCTGTTATTAAAGCCTTCTCTTGAAAGAGaagcatttttatgttttcaaagaaaagtgTATCTTTACTGTTAATACACAGACACTTGCGCTTCATTTAttgtataaacatttatatattctgtattctGGATAAGATTCAGTACCAAGAACTGttggaaataaaaagacaactgagACAAAgatcttttcttaaaattcctGTAAACTAAAACTGACCAAAGCAGATCGTGAGTTATAACTTTCTTTGATCTCTTCTACCTGGCATTATAGAAAGATGAGATATTTTGCCAAGATAACTGTAGCTTACTAACTTACTtacaaaaaaactcttaaaattctaACCATTTCAGTCGCTACAGAAATCTTTATAGATTAGAACatatttctgtttccttaaaaAGAGGAAGGTTGTGACTTAATCTCGATGCCACAAAATCATCATTATGAAGATTCATTACCGTATTGCCTAGAAGTACAGTGAACTGCCTACCAACATTCCGATAGACTGCTGGCAGTTACACGTCCTGCAATGATTACGCCTGCCAGTAATATCACTTTTCCTCCTTCGCCCCACTTTCTAGTCTGTTTCTCCTGGTCAGCAAAGGTTTGAAACTCAAAAAGTTATTGACATGATTCGTTATGGCTCCTTCTGAATATCTGACATGGTGGCTTAGGAAAGCTATTAAGTTGCTAAGAGGCCACTGCTTCCAAATTTGGGGCTGGACACTAGAGAAATGAGCTAACCTTTGAATAGGAAGAACTCTCTATAAGGTTACACTGCATTTGTCACCCTTTCATCAACTGATGATACCAAAAATACATAATGCATAAATTCTATAACACTTCTTAATCTGCATTTTTACaatgacatatgtatacatacatacatatctatgtgtgtatatatatacatatatttttttttttcttaaagaaaagtcCATAGTCTGTCTTAAGTTAATCTTGGTAGACAGGTGATTTCAATTCTTAGATGATTAGATGACTCCTCATAAATAATCTGACTGGGGAgctgcatttttaataaacacCTTGGAGGCACTAACTTTGGAGAGTCTCTGCTCCAGAAAGCTGAATTTTAGAGAGAATTGTGGATCATCATCCATTGACAGGCTGGAAAATACTTACTCATTTCTGGTTCAGCAGTGAGATCCGCAGTCACAAAATTAGAGGGGAATAACCCCATGCCTTGATGGGTTTCACCCTTCCACCAGTTGGGGTCACtaagagaaacaagaaagaatgCTTTACTATAACAAAGaacttttatttctatgtatctttACCTTTTATAGTGTTTAACCTATATTATTACCAGATCTGAAGCTCACAACAATCCAATGGAGGAAGTGAATGTATCATTATTACAAATTAGAGATGAGACCTCAGAGAAGATAAGATGCTATTAAACACACAGTTCTTTCTCATATTCTGGAAGGCTGGCGAACGCTTCGAGGATCTAGTACAAGGCTCTGAACTCTCTCCCTCAAACAGAGGTCCCCACACTTGAAAACTGTCAACTTCGAATGGTTCATAGGCTCCCGTGTGAGAATCCTTTATAATAAGATAGACGGTAGGCTCTGAATCCAGACCTCCATTCCTTATCAGTGCTCTTTCTAGCACACATTAGGAAACTTTCCCCCCCACAAGAGAAGACACATGACAGTAACACCATTTACAGCACAAAATGTTCACAAGGAACACACTCCCGGGTGCGTACCCACGCTAACCACTGGATCCCCAGCACCTAGGATAAGGAAAgctagcaagtgctcaataaatactttttgaatgaatgaatgatcaagGTTTTGTGCAACTTCCAGCAACCAGCTCAAactttacttcattttcttccattcaagAAAACATATTAGTATGTAAGTGTGATACtataagaaaaatcttaaatgtatTTGAATTGATCTTTAAAAACCACAtgcaggtacttccctggtggcacagtggataagactccatgctcccaatgcagggggcccaggttcaatccctggtcagggaactagattccacacgcatgccacaaccaagagttcacacaccacaactaaggagcccatgtgccgcaactaaggcggcctggagccacaactaaggagcccacctgccacaactaaggagcccacgtgctgcaactaaggagccagtgagccacactgaggagcccgcctgctgcaactaagacccggtgagaccaaataaatacataaatattaaaacgaaacaaacaaaaaaacctaatgCATTTATCCGACCTCAAAAACAAAGatttaggcttccctggtggtgcagcggttaagaatccgcctgccaaggcaggagagacaggttcgagccctggtctgggaagatcccacatgccgcacagcaactaagcccgtgcaccacaagtactgagcccacgcgctagagcccatgagacacagctactgagcccgcgtgccacaattactgaagcctgtgcacctagagcccatgctccgcaacaagagaagccaccgcaatgagaagcccgcgcaccgcaatgaagagcagcccccgctcgccacaactagagaaagcccgcatgcagcaacaaagacccaatgcagccaaaaataaaaataaacaaaataaataaaaaattattaaaaaaaaaactgccaggtcagctctccctttaaaaaaaataaagacttaaaaaaaaaaacttgcgaATTTTAGCACTTCATTATGAGTCATAATCATCAGTAACAACTAATTTTCAAGTAAACATAAAGCTGTAGTAAAAAAACAGATGCACTGTACCACCTCCCCTATGATATAACGTATATAACACCATGTAAAATGAATTTGTTCCACACTGATACACCATTCTGtgcaaataaattaattcaatatattttgtatttcttataaattccatatatatacatatatatatatttggtgtattttctaaaatcttaaccttttttttttactaatttaacAATCTAAATTATAAGATGGAACCAAAAATGAATAGAGTAAACTAGGCCTCCAAGACATATAAAACCCATTTAAATGATAGACGAGGAAAACTTAAGCTACAAAATACGAATCCAGACAGTATGACACAAGCAAAGCAACCGACCGTCCTACAGAAAAACTACCTGCGTCAGTATTTGCTTTTATTACGTTTGATAAGGCATTCAGCAAGAATAATATGAAACACagaatatgttatatattttcacATGAATGTTCAACTTAATAGTAACCATCACCTGTCATCAAGAACTGTAATAATTTCTCCAGCTTTAAAAGTAAGTTCGTTATCTTCAGCAGCTTCGAAGTCGTATATAGCACGAACTTTTCGGCCTTCGTGTTGGTGGTTAGTTAAGAGATTCGATGTGCTTGGATACAAACTGGAAAGGGTGGTTGACTGCTGCCTTTGTTCCTTCAGCGACAACTCAATGGCTGGAAAATAATGGGTTTAAAAAGACCCCAGATGTTAATATATCCAGCAATCCTAAGAAGTACAAAAAGATATCTGAAGGTAAAAAGTATTCTTCTTCTAATAATGTGGAGGGAAACTACGACATATCCTGATATAATATATTGAACAAAAATAATGTCatcaattttattcattcattcacactgagagcttaaaaaataaataaactaaaaacaaaaaccgaACAGCATGATGACTATTTTTACTGAACAGgtacaattttaaatattctgggtaataaaaagacataaatcaATTTTGCTTAATTCAGCTGCAgatattgtatattttctttcatcttttcaatGTATTTCTGTAGCTTAAGTTTACcaaataataatcaaaatcaCTTGGGAAGTCCAGAGTCCCAAGCTTGAGTCCTTCACTGGGGGCTTACTAAATAGGAGTCTCAAAGGAAGTATCTGAGAACCTACATTTTATTGTTCCAAAGGTCATTCTCAGGTAATTAGTCTAAGAACTGGAATTTGGAAATAACTACAGTAAAGTCTCACCTAACAAATCCCCCAAAATAGATTTCAAATGTGTCTGCTCTATCTCCTCCCCTAATACAGGCCATCACCATGTGTCACACAGGCTCTGTAACATAATCTTAATGAATTGACTACCCTGCTTTCAGTGCAACACATAACCCCGTCTTCCCTTCCATCTCTGTTCTAGATGAATAAAAGACCAGATgggaaaacaaaactttaaaattatcatagaaaaatatctttcaggatcctgggggagaggaaaatatcttaagacattaaaaaaaaaaacccaaaatcataaaaga
It encodes the following:
- the STAM gene encoding signal transducing adapter molecule 1 isoform X3 — protein: MVEWTDEFKNDPQLSLISAMIKNLKEQGVTFPAIGSQAAEQAKASPALVAKDPGTVANKKEEEDLAKAIELSLKEQRQQSTTLSSLYPSTSNLLTNHQHEGRKVRAIYDFEAAEDNELTFKAGEIITVLDDSDPNWWKGETHQGMGLFPSNFVTADLTAEPEMIKTEKKTVQFSDDVQVETIEPEPEQAYIDEDKMDQLLQMLQSTDPSDDQPDLPELLHLEAMCHQMGPLIDEKLEDIDRKHSELSELNVKVMEALSLYTKLMNEDPMYSMYAKLQNQQYYIQSSGVSGSQVYPGPPQSGAYLVAGSAQLSQPQSYSLPPEQLSSLSQGAVLPASPALPSQQAQASYPNTMGTSVQGGTYPSQASVYSPPPAAPDVTIYQNAGSSLSQVPNYTLTSALPQPPPPQQPYSPKALL